The Arachis ipaensis cultivar K30076 chromosome B07, Araip1.1, whole genome shotgun sequence genome includes a window with the following:
- the LOC107609954 gene encoding putative disease resistance protein RGA3 isoform X3, giving the protein MMDCISGFASSISRDLVVGTTNQLRYPCCFNDFIEDLEQEEEKLITTRNSVEDRVKHARKQVIKNAEVVNAWLEKSNPLKDKAEELIRKARTNRSCCFGYCPNWIWKYHLAKKLAKRRKEVEMCVQEGKMYIQYERIASLPSKQHFLENCLKFDSREGDYEELLEALKDDEVTTIGLYGMGGCGKTTMAMELMRTAEAENLFDKVLFVSVSNIVDVRKIQDRIASALQFQFPEGGESERAQRLRARLNLDDQRTLVILDDLWQSLDFGVIGIPSGQNHRNCKVLITTQYETVCSLMNCQRMIYLSTLTDEEAWELFQNQAQLSGSTSDNLKHLGRLISDECKGLPVAIAALASTLKGKAEDDWNVALVRLRNSIPVNIERGLKDPYKCFRVSYDNLDTKEAKSLFLLCSVFPEGYEIPVETLIRFAIGLGMVGEVWSYEEARNEVCAAKNKLISSCLLSDIGGGKRVKMHDLVRDVALCIANNDNKVIKCVLENSAILESRSIRYLLCKEFPSELNCSSIELLCLETNSEVSDEMFRTMGRLQVLFLSCKGLGTSSLSTMSFKWLINLRCLWLKMWKLGDISSMGYMTKLESLTLLGCSFLELTEDVMAQLTKLRLLHLSECKMERNPFQVIGRRPSLEELYIDGETSKWDNGNGGQTEFFRNFRVPQALARYHIQLGHKFKGHGDKILSCRRTLILSCFDTSNASAVALAEKAEVLLLANIVGGAQNITPDIFQIEREGFMDYGCIQLWLCDSDEIKCLVENSNHPQQRLRNMFSRLRQLRLERMKNFGALYHGVPPIGLFEKLEHLYISKCPLKTCLFTPAIARGLQQLEKLEIFSCDELKHILEDEEISGQDHRVIFSKLKKLHIMGCQMLEYVIPVTFSQGLVQLESLDIDYCGELKYVFGECSTDGDTSHQNGINIEFPALQDTVAIEKDFLSWETICIHKSKVETIFSLEQAEIIEQPVRLQLRHLELSHLRQMKYICVGLKNFFVFQNLKTLEIKRCEKLEVTFPASVMRCLPELKHLKIIKCRELKLIIEEGDAENHRLSNCVPPQPCFPKLSELIITDCQNLESLFLVSESNDLPNLEVLIIVGAGKLKELIRCEERQSDQIRNVQVKLPKLKLLMLMSMSNLCQEIELPSAALCVIDECPKFPLTSSVATFKEFERKISELDIDLEDLEIAGIDQWKVLDRVREINKSDQIEEEEAEIKIVGKSSYFDIPSTSTSPLDIAVHKAHSHSIEGIEKTCVGEVPASLKPISPIFGSEVVAKPLYKIPSINVEDKIKEGQKMQDVKDSIQEQEQPHLSDKQVVSNSNIEVHGDSSMITKLEAFKQCSDLDDAQIALLAEAIAVYPHLWKVVEDFSMRFQAWMLKTLVDILFFLRNESPASVTPQRKKDFQKLCDEAIQLGFDKSWIHEMHQRVMVMVKDTNKVDHAQEQLGELLKKHDHLTEQLQSIKAEIVSLRDFVASHKRCFDFL; this is encoded by the exons ATGATGGATTGCATTTCTGGTTTTGCCTCTTCCATTTCAAGAGATTTGGTGGTAGGAACAACAAATCAATTGCGCTATCCTTGTTGCTTCAATGATTTCATTGAAGACCTTGAACAAGAGGAAGAAAAGTTAATCACAACAAGGAACAGTGTTGAAGACCGAGTTAAACATGCCagaaaacaagtaataaagaatgCTGAAGTTGTGAATGCATGGTTGGAGAAATCTAACCCTCTCAAAGATAAAGCAGAGGAGTTAATAAGAAAAGCAAGAACAAACAGGAGTTGTTGTTTTGGCTACTGTCCAAATTGGATTTGGAAGTATCATCTAGCCAAGAAGTTagcaaaaagaagaaaggaagttgAAATGTGTGTTCAAGAAGGTAAAATGTATATACAATATGAAAGGATTGCTTCACTTCCAAGCAAGCAACATTTCTTGGAAAATTGTTTGAAGTTTGATAGCAGAGAAGGTGACTATGAGGAGCTTCTAGAGGCACTAAAAGATGATGAGGTTACTACTATTGGATTGTatggcatgggaggttgtggtaaAACCACCATGGCTATGGAACTTATGAGGACTGCAGAAGCTGAGAATCTATTTGATAAGGTGCTTTTTGTGTCTGTGTCTAATATAGTAGATGTCAGGAAGATTCAAGATAGAATTGCCAGTGCTTTGCAGTTTCAGTTTCCAGAAGGAGGAGAATCGGAGAGAGCACAGCGCTTGCGCGCGAGATTGAATCTTGATGACCAGAGAACTCTTGTCATTCTAGATGATTTATGGCAATCACTTGATTTTGGTGTTATAGGAATTCCATCAGGTCAAAACCATAGAAACTGCAAGGTTCTCATCACTACACAATATGAAACAGTTTGTAGTCTGATGAATTGTCAAAGAATGATTTACTTATCAACCTTAACTGATGAAGAAGCGTGGGAGCTTTTCCAGAATCAAGCACAACTATCTGGAAGCACTTCGGATAACTTGAAGCATCTGGGAAGACTGATTTCAGATGAATGCAAAGGATTGCCTGTTGCTATTGCTGCTCTGGCTAGCACTTTGAAAGGCAAGGCTGAAGATGATTGGAATGTTGCATTGGTTAGATTGAGGAATTCAATTCCGGTGAATATTGAGAGAGGTCTGAAAGATCCTTATAAATGCTTCAGAGTAAGCTATGACAACTTGGATACCAAAGAAGCCAAGTCACTTTTCTTGTTGTGTTCTGTGTTCCCTGAAGGTTATGAAATCCCAGTTGAAACTCTAATTAGATTTGCAATAGGACTTGGCATGGTTGGAGAAGTTTGGTCATATGAGGAGGCAAGGAATGAAGTATGTGCAGCTAAGAACAAACTCATAAGTTCTTGTTTGCTATCAGATATTGGAGGAGGAAAGCGTGTCAAGATGCATGATTTGGTTCGCGACGTAGCCCTTTGCATTGCAAACAATGACAACAAGGTGATCAAGTGTGTGTTAGAAAATAGTGCAATTTTGGAATCCAGATCAATAAGGTATCTGTTGTGTAAGGAGTTTCCAAGTGAACTAAACTGTTCAAGTATTGAACTTCTATGCTTAGAAACAAATTCAGAAGTATCAGATGAAATGTTCAGAACAATGGGAAGGCTTCAAGTTTTGTTTCTTAGCTGCAAAGGCCTTGGTACTAGCTCATTATCAACCATGTCGTTTAAGTGGTTGATAAACCTTCGTTGTTTATGGCTGAAGATGTGGAAATTAGGTGACATCTCTTCCATGGGATATATGACAAAGCTCGAAAGCCTTACGCTGCTTGGTTGTTCATTCTTGGAGTTAACTGAAGATGTAATGGCACAACTAACAAAATTGAGGCTGCTACATTTGTCAGAATGCAAAATGGAGAGAAATCCTTTTCAAGTAATCGGAAGAAGGCCATCATTGGAAGAACTTTACATTGATGGTGAGACATCTAAATGGGACAATGGTAATGGAGGCCAAACTGAATTCTTCAGAAATTTTAGAGTCCCTCAAGCATTGGCAAGGTACCATATACAACTAGGACACAAATTTAAGGGTCATGGAGATAAAATCCTTAGCTGTCGTAGAACCTTAATTCTTAGCTGTTTTGATACATCAAATGCATCAGCTGTGGCTTTGGCAGAGAAAGCAGAGGTTCTGCTTCTAGCAAATATTGTTGGAGGTGCACAAAATATCACACCTGATATATTCCAAATTGAAAGAGAAGGATTTATGGATTATGGCTGTATTCAGCTTTGGTTATGTGATTCTGATGAGATCAAGTGTTTGGTTGAAAACAGCAATCATCCCCAACAAAGGCTGAGAAATATGTTCTCCAGGTTGCGGCAACTAAGACTCGAAAGAATGAAGAATTTTGGAGCTTTATATCATGGTGTGCCTCCTATTGGCCTTTTTGAGAAGCTAGAGCATCTATATATAAGCAAATGTCCACTGAAAACATGTCTCTTCACACCTGCGATTGCTCGAGGTCTGCAACAGTTGGAAAAGCTAGAGATATTTTCATGTGATGAACTGAAGCATATACTTGAAGATGAGGAGATAAGTGGACAGGACCATAGGGTGATCTTCTCAAAATTGAAAAAACTTCATATTATGGGGTGCCAAATGCTAGAATATGTAATCCCAGTTACTTTTTCTCAAGGCCTTGTGCAATTGGAGTCTTTGGATATAGATTATTGTGGTGAGTTGAAATATGTGTTTGGAGAATGCAGCACAGATGGTGATACAAGTCATCAAAATGGAATCAACATCGAGTTTCCTGCGCTTCAG GACACAGTGGCCATTGAGAAGGACTTCCTCTCTTGGGAAACCATATGTATACACAAGTCCAAAGTAGAAACTATTTTTAGCCTCGAACAGGCCGAGATCATTGAGCAACCGGTGAGATTACAGTTAAGACATCTAGAACTTTCGCATCTACGTCAGATGAAGTATATTTGTGTAGGTTTGAAAAACTTTTTTGTCTTCCAAAATCTAAAGACATTAGAGATCAAaagatgtgaaaagttggaggtAACCTTTCCTGCTTCTGTTATGAGATGCCTTCCAGAATTGAAGCATCTAAAGATTATAAAATGCCGGGAACTGAAGTTGATCATTGAAGAGGGTGATGCAGAGAATCACAGATTATCAAATTGTGTTCCTCCACAGCCATGCTTCCCAAAGCTGTCTGAACTGATTATTACAGACTGCCAGAACTTGGAAAGTTTATTCCTTGTCTCCGAATCGAATGACCTTCCCAATCTAGAAGTTCTCATCATAGTTGGAGCTGGTAAGCTAAAAGAATTGATCAGATGTGAAGAAAGACAAAGTGATCAAATAAGAAACGTGCAAGTTAAGCTTCCAAAGCTTAAACTTCTAATGCTGATGTCCATGTCTAATCTTTGCCAAGAAATTGAACTGCCCTCTGCAGCACTTTGTGTCATCGATGAATGTCCAAAATTCCCTCTGACTTCATCGGTTGCTACCTTCAAGGAGTTTGAACGAAAAATCTCTGAATTGGATATAG ATCTGGAGGATCTGGAAATAGCTGGAATTGACCAATGGAAAGTACTCGACAGGGTTCGCGAGATTAATAAATCGGATCAG attgaagaagaagaagcagagatCAAAATTGTTGGAAAATCTTCTTATTTTGATATACCATCTACATCTACAAGTCCCTTGGACATTGCTGTACATAAAGCACACTCACAT AGTATTGAAGGAATAGAGAAAACCTGTGTTGGAGAAGTTCCAGCATCACTGAAGCCAATATCACCAATTTTTGGTTCAGAAGTAGTAGCAAAACCTCTATATAAAATACCCTCTATT AATGTTGAGGACAAGATTAAAGAAGGCCAAAAAATGCAGGATGTTAAAGATAGTATCCAAGAGCAAGAGCAACCTCACTTATCAGATAAGCAAGTTGTCTCTAATAGCAATATTGAGGTTCATGGAG ATTCGTCGATGATAACGAAATTGGAAGCATTTAAGCAGTGTTCTGATCTTGATGATGCACAAATTGCACTGCTTGCTGAGGCAATAGCTGTGTATCCTCATCTTTGGAAAGTTGTTGAGGATTTCAGCATGCGCTTTCAAGCTTGGATGTTGAAGACTTTGGTAGATATATTATTCTTCCTTCGGAACGAATCTCCGGCCAGTGTTACTCCTCAACGGAAGAAGGACTTCCAGAAACTCTGTGATGAAGCTATTCAGTTGGGATTTGACAAGTCATGGATTCATGAAATGCATCAACGTGTTATGGTTATGGTTAAGGATACTAATAAGGTGGATCATGCACAAGAACAACTTGGTGAGCTTCTTAAGAAGCATGATCATCTAACTGAGCAACTTCAAAGCATTAAGGCTGAAATTGTTAGTCTCAGAGACTTTGTTGCTTCTCACAAAAGATGTTTTGATTTTCTTTGA
- the LOC107609954 gene encoding putative disease resistance protein RGA3 isoform X1: MMDCISGFASSISRDLVVGTTNQLRYPCCFNDFIEDLEQEEEKLITTRNSVEDRVKHARKQVIKNAEVVNAWLEKSNPLKDKAEELIRKARTNRSCCFGYCPNWIWKYHLAKKLAKRRKEVEMCVQEGKMYIQYERIASLPSKQHFLENCLKFDSREGDYEELLEALKDDEVTTIGLYGMGGCGKTTMAMELMRTAEAENLFDKVLFVSVSNIVDVRKIQDRIASALQFQFPEGGESERAQRLRARLNLDDQRTLVILDDLWQSLDFGVIGIPSGQNHRNCKVLITTQYETVCSLMNCQRMIYLSTLTDEEAWELFQNQAQLSGSTSDNLKHLGRLISDECKGLPVAIAALASTLKGKAEDDWNVALVRLRNSIPVNIERGLKDPYKCFRVSYDNLDTKEAKSLFLLCSVFPEGYEIPVETLIRFAIGLGMVGEVWSYEEARNEVCAAKNKLISSCLLSDIGGGKRVKMHDLVRDVALCIANNDNKVIKCVLENSAILESRSIRYLLCKEFPSELNCSSIELLCLETNSEVSDEMFRTMGRLQVLFLSCKGLGTSSLSTMSFKWLINLRCLWLKMWKLGDISSMGYMTKLESLTLLGCSFLELTEDVMAQLTKLRLLHLSECKMERNPFQVIGRRPSLEELYIDGETSKWDNGNGGQTEFFRNFRVPQALARYHIQLGHKFKGHGDKILSCRRTLILSCFDTSNASAVALAEKAEVLLLANIVGGAQNITPDIFQIEREGFMDYGCIQLWLCDSDEIKCLVENSNHPQQRLRNMFSRLRQLRLERMKNFGALYHGVPPIGLFEKLEHLYISKCPLKTCLFTPAIARGLQQLEKLEIFSCDELKHILEDEEISGQDHRVIFSKLKKLHIMGCQMLEYVIPVTFSQGLVQLESLDIDYCGELKYVFGECSTDGDTSHQNGINIEFPALQVLRLTDNWNMIGIFPQCYSAEWPSLHKFYLEYCPKLKIMSINTFKANECKDTVAIEKDFLSWETICIHKSKVETIFSLEQAEIIEQPVRLQLRHLELSHLRQMKYICVGLKNFFVFQNLKTLEIKRCEKLEVTFPASVMRCLPELKHLKIIKCRELKLIIEEGDAENHRLSNCVPPQPCFPKLSELIITDCQNLESLFLVSESNDLPNLEVLIIVGAGKLKELIRCEERQSDQIRNVQVKLPKLKLLMLMSMSNLCQEIELPSAALCVIDECPKFPLTSSVATFKEFERKISELDIDLEDLEIAGIDQWKVLDRVREINKSDQIEEEEAEIKIVGKSSYFDIPSTSTSPLDIAVHKAHSHSIEGIEKTCVGEVPASLKPISPIFGSEVVAKPLYKIPSINVEDKIKEGQKMQDVKDSIQEQEQPHLSDKQVVSNSNIEVHGDSSMITKLEAFKQCSDLDDAQIALLAEAIAVYPHLWKVVEDFSMRFQAWMLKTLVDILFFLRNESPASVTPQRKKDFQKLCDEAIQLGFDKSWIHEMHQRVMVMVKDTNKVDHAQEQLGELLKKHDHLTEQLQSIKAEIVSLRDFVASHKRCFDFL, encoded by the exons ATGATGGATTGCATTTCTGGTTTTGCCTCTTCCATTTCAAGAGATTTGGTGGTAGGAACAACAAATCAATTGCGCTATCCTTGTTGCTTCAATGATTTCATTGAAGACCTTGAACAAGAGGAAGAAAAGTTAATCACAACAAGGAACAGTGTTGAAGACCGAGTTAAACATGCCagaaaacaagtaataaagaatgCTGAAGTTGTGAATGCATGGTTGGAGAAATCTAACCCTCTCAAAGATAAAGCAGAGGAGTTAATAAGAAAAGCAAGAACAAACAGGAGTTGTTGTTTTGGCTACTGTCCAAATTGGATTTGGAAGTATCATCTAGCCAAGAAGTTagcaaaaagaagaaaggaagttgAAATGTGTGTTCAAGAAGGTAAAATGTATATACAATATGAAAGGATTGCTTCACTTCCAAGCAAGCAACATTTCTTGGAAAATTGTTTGAAGTTTGATAGCAGAGAAGGTGACTATGAGGAGCTTCTAGAGGCACTAAAAGATGATGAGGTTACTACTATTGGATTGTatggcatgggaggttgtggtaaAACCACCATGGCTATGGAACTTATGAGGACTGCAGAAGCTGAGAATCTATTTGATAAGGTGCTTTTTGTGTCTGTGTCTAATATAGTAGATGTCAGGAAGATTCAAGATAGAATTGCCAGTGCTTTGCAGTTTCAGTTTCCAGAAGGAGGAGAATCGGAGAGAGCACAGCGCTTGCGCGCGAGATTGAATCTTGATGACCAGAGAACTCTTGTCATTCTAGATGATTTATGGCAATCACTTGATTTTGGTGTTATAGGAATTCCATCAGGTCAAAACCATAGAAACTGCAAGGTTCTCATCACTACACAATATGAAACAGTTTGTAGTCTGATGAATTGTCAAAGAATGATTTACTTATCAACCTTAACTGATGAAGAAGCGTGGGAGCTTTTCCAGAATCAAGCACAACTATCTGGAAGCACTTCGGATAACTTGAAGCATCTGGGAAGACTGATTTCAGATGAATGCAAAGGATTGCCTGTTGCTATTGCTGCTCTGGCTAGCACTTTGAAAGGCAAGGCTGAAGATGATTGGAATGTTGCATTGGTTAGATTGAGGAATTCAATTCCGGTGAATATTGAGAGAGGTCTGAAAGATCCTTATAAATGCTTCAGAGTAAGCTATGACAACTTGGATACCAAAGAAGCCAAGTCACTTTTCTTGTTGTGTTCTGTGTTCCCTGAAGGTTATGAAATCCCAGTTGAAACTCTAATTAGATTTGCAATAGGACTTGGCATGGTTGGAGAAGTTTGGTCATATGAGGAGGCAAGGAATGAAGTATGTGCAGCTAAGAACAAACTCATAAGTTCTTGTTTGCTATCAGATATTGGAGGAGGAAAGCGTGTCAAGATGCATGATTTGGTTCGCGACGTAGCCCTTTGCATTGCAAACAATGACAACAAGGTGATCAAGTGTGTGTTAGAAAATAGTGCAATTTTGGAATCCAGATCAATAAGGTATCTGTTGTGTAAGGAGTTTCCAAGTGAACTAAACTGTTCAAGTATTGAACTTCTATGCTTAGAAACAAATTCAGAAGTATCAGATGAAATGTTCAGAACAATGGGAAGGCTTCAAGTTTTGTTTCTTAGCTGCAAAGGCCTTGGTACTAGCTCATTATCAACCATGTCGTTTAAGTGGTTGATAAACCTTCGTTGTTTATGGCTGAAGATGTGGAAATTAGGTGACATCTCTTCCATGGGATATATGACAAAGCTCGAAAGCCTTACGCTGCTTGGTTGTTCATTCTTGGAGTTAACTGAAGATGTAATGGCACAACTAACAAAATTGAGGCTGCTACATTTGTCAGAATGCAAAATGGAGAGAAATCCTTTTCAAGTAATCGGAAGAAGGCCATCATTGGAAGAACTTTACATTGATGGTGAGACATCTAAATGGGACAATGGTAATGGAGGCCAAACTGAATTCTTCAGAAATTTTAGAGTCCCTCAAGCATTGGCAAGGTACCATATACAACTAGGACACAAATTTAAGGGTCATGGAGATAAAATCCTTAGCTGTCGTAGAACCTTAATTCTTAGCTGTTTTGATACATCAAATGCATCAGCTGTGGCTTTGGCAGAGAAAGCAGAGGTTCTGCTTCTAGCAAATATTGTTGGAGGTGCACAAAATATCACACCTGATATATTCCAAATTGAAAGAGAAGGATTTATGGATTATGGCTGTATTCAGCTTTGGTTATGTGATTCTGATGAGATCAAGTGTTTGGTTGAAAACAGCAATCATCCCCAACAAAGGCTGAGAAATATGTTCTCCAGGTTGCGGCAACTAAGACTCGAAAGAATGAAGAATTTTGGAGCTTTATATCATGGTGTGCCTCCTATTGGCCTTTTTGAGAAGCTAGAGCATCTATATATAAGCAAATGTCCACTGAAAACATGTCTCTTCACACCTGCGATTGCTCGAGGTCTGCAACAGTTGGAAAAGCTAGAGATATTTTCATGTGATGAACTGAAGCATATACTTGAAGATGAGGAGATAAGTGGACAGGACCATAGGGTGATCTTCTCAAAATTGAAAAAACTTCATATTATGGGGTGCCAAATGCTAGAATATGTAATCCCAGTTACTTTTTCTCAAGGCCTTGTGCAATTGGAGTCTTTGGATATAGATTATTGTGGTGAGTTGAAATATGTGTTTGGAGAATGCAGCACAGATGGTGATACAAGTCATCAAAATGGAATCAACATCGAGTTTCCTGCGCTTCAGGTGCTTCGACTTACTGATAATTGGAACATGATTGGCATTTTCCCCCAGTGTTACAGTGCAGAGTGGCCATCTCTGCATAAGTTTTATTTGGAATATTGTCCAAAGCTTAAGATAATGTCCATCAATACTTTCAAGGCTAATGAATGCAAG GACACAGTGGCCATTGAGAAGGACTTCCTCTCTTGGGAAACCATATGTATACACAAGTCCAAAGTAGAAACTATTTTTAGCCTCGAACAGGCCGAGATCATTGAGCAACCGGTGAGATTACAGTTAAGACATCTAGAACTTTCGCATCTACGTCAGATGAAGTATATTTGTGTAGGTTTGAAAAACTTTTTTGTCTTCCAAAATCTAAAGACATTAGAGATCAAaagatgtgaaaagttggaggtAACCTTTCCTGCTTCTGTTATGAGATGCCTTCCAGAATTGAAGCATCTAAAGATTATAAAATGCCGGGAACTGAAGTTGATCATTGAAGAGGGTGATGCAGAGAATCACAGATTATCAAATTGTGTTCCTCCACAGCCATGCTTCCCAAAGCTGTCTGAACTGATTATTACAGACTGCCAGAACTTGGAAAGTTTATTCCTTGTCTCCGAATCGAATGACCTTCCCAATCTAGAAGTTCTCATCATAGTTGGAGCTGGTAAGCTAAAAGAATTGATCAGATGTGAAGAAAGACAAAGTGATCAAATAAGAAACGTGCAAGTTAAGCTTCCAAAGCTTAAACTTCTAATGCTGATGTCCATGTCTAATCTTTGCCAAGAAATTGAACTGCCCTCTGCAGCACTTTGTGTCATCGATGAATGTCCAAAATTCCCTCTGACTTCATCGGTTGCTACCTTCAAGGAGTTTGAACGAAAAATCTCTGAATTGGATATAG ATCTGGAGGATCTGGAAATAGCTGGAATTGACCAATGGAAAGTACTCGACAGGGTTCGCGAGATTAATAAATCGGATCAG attgaagaagaagaagcagagatCAAAATTGTTGGAAAATCTTCTTATTTTGATATACCATCTACATCTACAAGTCCCTTGGACATTGCTGTACATAAAGCACACTCACAT AGTATTGAAGGAATAGAGAAAACCTGTGTTGGAGAAGTTCCAGCATCACTGAAGCCAATATCACCAATTTTTGGTTCAGAAGTAGTAGCAAAACCTCTATATAAAATACCCTCTATT AATGTTGAGGACAAGATTAAAGAAGGCCAAAAAATGCAGGATGTTAAAGATAGTATCCAAGAGCAAGAGCAACCTCACTTATCAGATAAGCAAGTTGTCTCTAATAGCAATATTGAGGTTCATGGAG ATTCGTCGATGATAACGAAATTGGAAGCATTTAAGCAGTGTTCTGATCTTGATGATGCACAAATTGCACTGCTTGCTGAGGCAATAGCTGTGTATCCTCATCTTTGGAAAGTTGTTGAGGATTTCAGCATGCGCTTTCAAGCTTGGATGTTGAAGACTTTGGTAGATATATTATTCTTCCTTCGGAACGAATCTCCGGCCAGTGTTACTCCTCAACGGAAGAAGGACTTCCAGAAACTCTGTGATGAAGCTATTCAGTTGGGATTTGACAAGTCATGGATTCATGAAATGCATCAACGTGTTATGGTTATGGTTAAGGATACTAATAAGGTGGATCATGCACAAGAACAACTTGGTGAGCTTCTTAAGAAGCATGATCATCTAACTGAGCAACTTCAAAGCATTAAGGCTGAAATTGTTAGTCTCAGAGACTTTGTTGCTTCTCACAAAAGATGTTTTGATTTTCTTTGA